From the Phoenix dactylifera cultivar Barhee BC4 unplaced genomic scaffold, palm_55x_up_171113_PBpolish2nd_filt_p 000717F, whole genome shotgun sequence genome, the window TATTACAAGTGAGAGAAAACTTTGCGAAATTGGAAAATTTAACTCAAATGACATGTTTTTATGGCTTAAAATgttgaacaatgaaaacaaacTCATCAAAATATGAACTCCACATCAAAAAACTCAGTTAACACAAAAATTCAAGTAAAATTTAAAGTGAATGTCTAAAATCAAAAGAATTCTCAAATCAATATTGGCTGAATAAGCATGTAATACTGGCAGTGAAGTCAAACAAGATATACAGGTAGACAGCAGCAATATTACCTTTATATATAGTTCATGAACCTCTTGGAAGAAACTTTTTATCCCATCCTCATTACGAGAATCGTGAAGCAGCATCAATCTAGTGTGTATGATACAGTTGatcaaagaaaacagaaattggACATAATGGAATATTAAACTAAGCATTGCAAGTCATAAATGAAAACGAACCTATTCAAATAACATTGTTTGCGACCTAAAAGCTTTCCATGTTAAAGAACATGAGCAATGGTAAATTCATGTTGTTTTATTATCTaaaggaattttttttaatgaaacagAGCATAATGACCCTGTATCAATTGGTTCCTAATGAAAAAGGAGAAAATCAATACAGAATCAAGAAACACATTATTTTTTATCTGTCAAATGGAAAAGCAGACAACTGGTTTGCATCACACAACGCAACTATCTTACACACAGcttgttcaaaataaatttttgatatacACTTCACCATATCTGCCCATCATGTTCGGAATCCAGTAGAACAATGTACTAATGGTAAGGATATGACCTGCAGTAACATACACAGATACCACCAGATCATTGAACCTCTCCACTGCTTTCAAAAACCTGCACAAAATACGTGAAGATCAGAAAGTTGAGAGAGATGGAATTCAAGAATGAACTACAAGACTGAAAACTTTATTGTCCGCATTATATTTGAGCCTCCATGAAGAAAGAATTCTCATAAATAAAGGTCAAACATCGATAACACAGACACCTAAAAACACACTCACATGGCACTTGTTGTCCATGCAAGGTCCTGAACAATATCTAATGCTGCATGTAAAATAAATTGGTGCTGGTGAGCTGCTTCTTCCTTCTGTCACATAAACACCAAAACGCAAGATATAATGTGGTTGGAAAAACATGACTTACCAAATAACAGGAAAGATTCTAATAGTAAGATCTGGTCGAGGTGGTTGGATAGCAATAAAATAGCAATGACCATGTTTATGAGAATACGAATATAAAGAACATATTCAATTAAAGTTTTGGTGCAAATATTATTTCACCAGCTAATCTTAAAATGAAAAATGCTCTTTCCCAAACAAACAACAGGAAGAATTCTAACAGTAAGATCTGCTCAAGGTTGTTGCACAGCAACAAAATACCAATGACAATGTATATGagaatataattaagaagagcaTATTCAATTAAAGTTATGGCGAAATATCTTTTTCACCAGCCAATCTTATGAAGGGCTAAATCTGCATCGAAAATAAACCTTTTTGATTCCATGCTGAAGTTGGCGAAGCCATGCTCTTTCATTAGGGTCTGAAACCAACAAAAGGCTATTTGATTTCACACACCATACCTAACCAATCTGCTATTTATGCATATCACAGTGCTGTTCCAAAATAAACAAACTGTTCCTCACCTGTTGTTGTTttccctatatgattttcaaacaATCTAAACAAGTTTGCTGGTGGATCTCATTCTGGTGGTATTTGTTCTCTTTTAAAagaattgaaaaaataaatctGGTCAGACAACAGTTGGATTAAAAAACATTTATGATCCATCATACCCCACTTGTTTCCAACATTAAACCAACAAAGGCTGCTTTTAATATCCATTTATCCTAGGGATTCTCGTTGTTTGCTATCCTATCACAATTCATAGCAAAAAAAGTTCATGCACCAGATATTATCTAATCTCACCAAAGAATCATTATTAAAGAATCAAAGAATTTACTGCACATCgtgcagaataaaataatgatcAAGGGTATAAATGCTTTGTCTTGAAATAATGTGTAATGTGGTTTTTGAATAGGGTATTAATATCATTACTTGTACTTATGTCAAGCCCTCTACTCATTGTTTATAAGGCTCATACGGTTACAACCAAGATTTGCCATCTCGGTATTGGACCCCATACCAGTGCCACATTAGCACAATATCGATATAGTAGGGCACGAAGCTTTTTTGGCATACCAAGTGTCGGTATGCCATCCGTACTGGGTACCAGTACCGAACCGTTATAGTACAGTACACGCCGAATCGCCTGATTTAGGCCGATACGACGTACCTTGGTTACAATAATGTGCAGTTAGTAAAATAGCATGGAATTTAGAGAGAAAAAGCTTAAATACTGTAATAGGGGGAAAAACCATACACGAAGTGCGGAATACATTAATACCTTCCAGAGCCACAAAAGTTTACTAAAACAAGACATATCATCTATTCACAAGCTTAGCCACAATTTCTGCCAACATCATTTGCCTGCCTTGAAACATTATTTACAACTCTTTGTGAAATTGTtagaattagattttttttcttcttacagGACCAATTTTCAAATAGCCATTTATGGATTCTAGTGCAGATTAACCTAGCACTTAGTGGTAGACATAGTTAGTTTTGCATCCCTCCTTGCCTTTTCTTTGTGCTCTTGCAAACACATTCTTGCTAGATACAATGCCTAGGTTGAACATTGTTTCCTCGACTAGCATTGAATAGGGGtgtaaatgggtcgggtcgggtcctaagtgaccccgacccgacccggttttttgttcgggtcctaattttggacccagacccgacccagttgaagatcgggtcgggtcgggtttgggtccgaatgGGGTCcaattttttgtgcttttggaaaaagatttgggcaaatctaatttggtcatatcataattatgaggtgctgggtgactcATGACTCGAAAGACTTGCTAAGTCATGGGTGACCTtgagtcagaacagatgacccatgactaACTAAGttggtctacaagccaaatgtcataccacactattttttatctatatgactgattggacgaaacttggtgtctcccagctcccctctcacgaggacaaaaaaaatcctagaccgtcttccaaaatccaattccattgcagaaaactggcacatgacccatattcaattcagtgttccctcactttcgcCCTTCAAacgttaaaagaaacaaaagcccaaaaacagaaggaaaaaaaaaagccagctaccgagacaccagaggtatcaacagtgtaatagattgagagagaatcctgacaggccaagtgttccctcacttttccttcttttttttcttctctctctctttctcttcgggtccattcggtAAACCCAGAATCCGGGGGTCAAGCTACAACCTGTGGATCGTCAAAAAGGTgacccgacccagaaaatgattcgggtccaattttcggacccgacccggacccacggatcctaaaattcgggttgggtcgggtctacgcgggtcgggtcgggtcgggtcacgggttgacccgacccatttgcagccttagcaTTGAAAACAATTGGCCCTTCTTGATACTACATACACCCAAGGGCCGCAACTTGTGTCGATGCATGACACATTGCCATGGGGTGGGTGTTTTCCATACCCAAACACTTGTGGGACGCCGCCTCCACATGGCACACACCAAGGCCAGCCCTCCTGGATCCTTCCCTCCAACATACATAGAAATCCACAATGGTCCAGCCGCATCGCCAAGCATGCACCTCTATGTCTTTGCTAGGCAGCTCTACCAAACTAAACACATGTGGCATCTTCGAATGCCCGCAAACAACCCGACACCTCAAGTCAACCGCAATGCTCATTCACACCCTTGTGCCAATTCCAGGGTTTTGCCCTACAAGCCAAGTATTGCTCATCTAGATATCGCGATGGCTAGCAAAGTACTTTCATGCTACAACATACCACCAACCTGCACGCCACCATGCCGTCCTTTGGGAATAGACAGACCAAGATCACATGATACAACCATGCAATGCCATTGCTATGCATGTAGCAATAGCCACACCATCCTCTAGTGTGGCTCAATCGAACCACCAAGCTAACCCACCCCACAACCCCTTAAAGCTACGATTAACCATGCATGTCTGAACCCTCCAAGGTTCCACAATTCAACCTCCCCCAAGGCTCTCGTGCCACGATCCCTGTCTTGCATCGTTGGCATGCCTTCGCATCCATGGCCATACTGCTTAACAATGTTCATAGACTATTCGCACATTCCTGCACATTACATAATACCCTCAAAGCACATGGCTACACCTCCCAACACTTTTTATTCATGGCCTGCTCACACATCACTGCACATTGCCACAGTACTGGCATCCAAGTCTACCCCTCAAGTAAATATATTCAACCTACACAACTTTTGCACCACATTGTCCTCTCCTTGGCATGACTCACTTGATTGTCCTTGATCCTTGGCCTAGCTCCAAGGCACATGTTTCAACCAATAAGCCTTACGCCGCACATGCTCCATGACCGACCGGCTCTTACAGATCCCTGTGAAACATCACACCTTGCAATACTCACAAGATTTTCTAGTCAAGGTAGGGTAAACCCTTGTTCGTCTAGTCCTTTATCGCCTTTATGCTTCACTACAAAGATCAAGAACGCACAGGATAACTTGGACAACTCCACAAGGTAAAACCTTGTGGAAATCCCTGCCATGCAATGTGGCCAGCTTGTCTAACCAACATTGCCCTAGACGTCTCCACACGAGACTATTTGGGCATGGCACTGTCTTGCCTCGAATGTGCCGTTATGGGCCCATGTCCTACAGGCCTAGAGTCGAGGACGCATCTAAAGCACCACCCTTCCTTAATCCATGAGGAATCCTCGAATATTCACATGTCTTGGCGGTCCGTTGCCATGACAAATATCATGTTCTGCAAGTGTCCCAACATCATGCCTTTGCTATGCTGCACCACAGCTAACCATTGCCTCCTCAACATCCCAGCTAGACATCCACCAGCTCTCCACCCTAGGATGTTCCAAAGTATCGAGGAGCATTCCAACTTTTGGCACATGCAAAATGCTTCACCATGCCTAGCCACACTCATGCGGGCACCCCCTTACAATAAGCCTAGAGCCACATCAGTGATAATGTGCCACACACTAGCACCAAGATTGACATATCGTGTTGTTCCAGTGCTTGGCACTTGTCATGCACTAGCATGGAGCCTAGTGGCACAACTGGCATTGTAATCTAGCGATTCACCCTTTTTTTCCTTGCAAGACTATCCATTATGGGAATCGGAGTGCACTAAAAGGCTTCCTTGGACTAAATTCACTGCTTAAGAAATATATGTAACCTGATCATCACTTCACATGGAAGAAATTGAAGACACTCATATCTCGCTCTTCATGATTACGCAATTATTCTTACCAAAGCCAAGACTGCCATGCAATACTACATCCTCTCATCTAAGAATTCAGTAGCTAATTCTCCCACTCAGCTTGCAGGAAACTTAAAAAAGTAACATAACAACAAATGGAAGTTCTTGCAAAAGTGAGCACCACTatcaattcatttatggatAAGGACTAAACCTAAACAATTTATGAGTGCTGTAGTTTAAAAATCTCATTTGTGTTACACTACAAAAAATAAGATCCTTCTTTACATTTTAAATATTCCACACACCAACATCAAGGTCTTCTCAAGTATCTCTCCTTTCTTCACACTTACACATAATTCCTAGCCCCACTCCCTACCAAATTCTCTGCCAATTCTCAATGTACATAGCCATAACTTTCTGATCTTTCCTTTACATCATATTAGATACTCATTCTAATTCTTTACTTGCTCTGGCACACATCAGCAACAAAATTCTAGTTGATACCATATATACTTAATGTGCACAAACTCAGCTTACACAAAGTTCCAAAATATTATCAACCTCATtgccttattattatt encodes:
- the LOC103722909 gene encoding trafficking protein particle complex subunit 2-like isoform X2, translating into MASTACFIIVSRNDIPIYEAEVGSAPKEEAAHQHQFILHAALDIVQDLAWTTSAMFLKAVERFNDLVVSVYVTAGHTRLMLLHDSRNEDGIKSFFQEVHELYIKILLNPLYLSGSRITSSHFDTKVRALARKYL
- the LOC103722909 gene encoding trafficking protein particle complex subunit 2-like isoform X1, which encodes MASTACFIIVSRNDIPIYEAEVGSAPKKEEAAHQHQFILHAALDIVQDLAWTTSAMFLKAVERFNDLVVSVYVTAGHTRLMLLHDSRNEDGIKSFFQEVHELYIKILLNPLYLSGSRITSSHFDTKVRALARKYL
- the LOC103722909 gene encoding trafficking protein particle complex subunit 2-like isoform X4 — translated: MASTACFIIVSRNDIPIYEAEVGSAPKEEAAHQHQFILHAALDIVQDLAWTTSAMFLKAVERFNDLVVSVYVTAGHILTISTLFYWIPNMMGRYDTSESALLVWISHHILSL
- the LOC103722909 gene encoding trafficking protein particle complex subunit 2-like isoform X3; this translates as MASTACFIIVSRNDIPIYEAEVGSAPKKEEAAHQHQFILHAALDIVQDLAWTTSAMFLKAVERFNDLVVSVYVTAGHILTISTLFYWIPNMMGRYDTSESALLVWISHHILSL